One genomic segment of Streptomyces parvus includes these proteins:
- a CDS encoding helix-turn-helix domain-containing protein produces the protein MLPRTYEGQDCSLARSLEVVGERWNLLIVRSALLGAGRYDEFLRQMPISRNVLADRLGRLVDLGVMRRVVYQEKPVRHEYPLTPMGRELTVAVVALMQWGARNLPAELGPPRQAQHIGCDGGVRVRLGCTSCGRDIHEDEVAVRRTR, from the coding sequence ATGCTGCCACGGACGTACGAAGGACAGGACTGCTCGCTGGCCCGGTCCCTGGAAGTGGTCGGGGAGCGCTGGAACCTGCTGATCGTCCGCTCAGCCCTGCTGGGCGCCGGCCGGTACGACGAGTTCCTGCGCCAGATGCCGATCTCCCGGAACGTGCTGGCCGACCGCCTCGGCCGTCTCGTCGACCTGGGTGTCATGCGGCGGGTCGTGTACCAGGAGAAGCCGGTACGCCACGAGTACCCGCTCACCCCCATGGGCCGTGAACTCACCGTCGCGGTGGTCGCTCTCATGCAGTGGGGCGCCCGCAACCTGCCCGCGGAGCTGGGGCCGCCCCGGCAGGCCCAGCACATCGGATGCGACGGCGGTGTACGGGTGCGGCTGGGCTGTACGTCCTGCGGGCGGGACATCCACGAGGACGAGGTGGCGGTGCGCCGGACGCGCTGA